From the Hylaeus volcanicus isolate JK05 chromosome 4, UHH_iyHylVolc1.0_haploid, whole genome shotgun sequence genome, one window contains:
- the LOC128875076 gene encoding E3 ubiquitin-protein ligase TRAIP-like, producing MNIICAICKDHLVQSDEIFHTQCAHVFHFQCLTQWLERSSSCPQCRDEVTQSKIYRLYFTFSNNEPAEPQTCSTKERIDTLKFKILLKEKDIQYYTSKTITLEKQNAGLKQEVRKVESEISKQNSIIYELREEMKYCDELKKEIAHLKSKIEDLEPIETLLRGPLCNVNKMIENTKDPEVLTKYISVMKKELIASFEKRKDLRTIVKRLRRELAKVNTKYSSMSVKEQSNQMELEEKLAFAESKCMSLQKRVDELEEVLGLNEKCSNVSEHRNPVVSNKSDEHSPVEKMSKEEKINQETLRKTLTPTKRKMEQIPICSTKNTKDNVSNFESSNDSIESSLLNYSSTSSSLSMPKKSRSSSDNMNTSSRNDNTKLRTYSIPKKRRENITRKTTSFIENKQNKNIIDLT from the exons atgaatattatatgcGCTATATGTAAAGATCATTTGGTACAATcagatgaaatttttcataccCAATGTGCACacgtatttcattttcaatgtttGACACAGTGGCTCGaaag ATCAAGCAGCTGCCCACAATGCAGAGATGAGGTGACACAAAGCAAAATATATAgactttattttacattttcaaataatgaGCCTGCCGAACCTCAAACTTGCTCtacaaaagaaagaatagATACTTTAAAGTTTAAAATCCTGCTGAAAGAGAAAGACATTCAATATTATACTTCGAAAACTATTACTTTGGAGAAACAGAATGCTGGTCTTAAACAAGAGGTTCGAAAAGTAGAAAGCGAGattagtaaacaaaattcaataatatatgaaCTAAGAGAGGAAATGAAGTATTGTGAtgaactaaaaaaagaaattgctcacttaaaaagtaaaattgaagaCCTCGAACC GATAGAAACATTATTACGTGGACCTCTCTGCAATGTTAATAAGATGATTGAAAATACTAAAGATCCTGAAGTACTcactaaatatatttctgttatGAAGAA agaGTTAATTGCAAGTTTTGAAAAACGTAAAGATTTACGCACAATTGTTAAGAGGCTTCGAAGAGAACTTGCTAAAGTTAATACAAAGTATAGTTCTATGTCTGTGAAAGAGCAATCGAATCAAAT GGAATTAGAAGAAAAACTAGCATTTGCAGAAAGCAAATGTATGTCTTTACAAAAACGAGTTGATGAATTAGAGGAAGTACTCGGTCTTAACGAAAAATGTAGCAATGTATCAGAACATCGAAATCCGGTGGTTTCTAATAAATCTGATGAACATAGTCCAGTTGAAAAGAtgtcaaaagaagaaaaaattaatcaagaaACATTAAGGAAAACTCTTACACCCACTAAGCGAAAAATGGAACAG ATACCTATATGCAGTACAAAAAATACCAAAGACAATGTATCCAATTTTGAATCGAGCAATGATTCCATTGAATCGAGTCTTCTGAATTATAGTTCAACCAGTAGTTCATTATCCATGCCTAAAAAATCCAGATCATCCAGTGACAATATGAATACTTCAAGCAGAAATGATAACACCAAATTAAGAACGTATTCTATACCAAAGAAAAGAAGGGAGAACATTACAAGAAAGACAACAtcttttatagaaaacaaacaaaataagaatataattgATTTAACATAA